Below is a genomic region from Xiphophorus hellerii strain 12219 chromosome 1, Xiphophorus_hellerii-4.1, whole genome shotgun sequence.
ccatccatccatccatccgaccatccttcatccagccatccatccttcatccatccatccaaccatccatccaaccatccaaccatccatcatccatccaaccaaccatccacccaaccaaccaaccatccatccaaccatccatccatccatccacccaaccaaccatccatccatccacccaaccaaccatccatccatccaaccatccatccatccacctaaccatccatccacccaaccaaccatccatccacccaaccaaccatccatccacctaaccatccatccacccaaccatccatccacccgaccaaccatccatccaaccatccatccatccacctaaccatccatccacccgaccaaccatccatcctttatccatccatccatccatccgaccatccttcatccagccatccatccttcatccatccacccaaccatccatcaatccacctaaccatccatccacccaaccaaccgtccatccatccacccaaccatccatccatccatccatccacccaaccaaccaaccatccaaccatccatccaactaaccatccatccacccgaccaaccatccatccttcatccatccatccatccatccatccaaccatccgaccatccttcatccatccatccaaccaaccaaccatccatccatccatccatccatccatccatccaaccatccatccatccttcatccatccatccatccatccatccaaccaaccatccatccatccgaccatccatccatccaaccatgcatccatccaaccatctgaccatccttcatccatccatccatacatccaaccaaccatccatccatccgaccatccttcatccatccatccatccatccatccatcatccattcatccaaccatccatccatccaaccatccgaccatccttcatccatccatccaaccatccaaccattcTTCATCCATCCAAACatacatccaaccaaccatccatccatccacccaaccatccatccatccgaccatccatccatccatccatccaaccatccatccatccatccatccaaccatctgaccatccttcatccatccatccatccatccacccaaccaaccatccatccatccaaccatccaaccatccgaccatccttcatccatccatccatccatccatccatccaaccaaccatccatccatccaaccatccaaccatccgaccatccttcatccatccatccaaccatccatccatccaaccatccgaccatccttcatccatccatccaaccaaccatccatccatccaaccaaccatccatccacccaaccaaccatccatccatccaaccatccgaccatccttcatccatccatccaaccatccaaccattcTTCATCCATCCAAACatacatccaaccaaccatccatccatccacccaaccatccatccatccgaccatccatccatccatccatctatccaaccatccatccatccatccatccaaccatctgaccatccttcatccatccatccatccatccatccatccacccaaccaaccatccatccatccaaccatccgaccatccttcatccatccatccaaccatccatccatccaaccatccgaccatccttcatccatccatccaaccaaccatccatccatccaaccaaccatccatccacccaaccaaccatccctccatccaaccatccgtccatccatccatccaaccatccttcatccatccatccaaccatccatccatccacccaaccaaccatccatccatccaaccatccaaccatccgaccatccttcatccatccatccatccatccaaccaaccatccatccatccaaccatccaaccatccgaccatccttcatccatccatccatccatacatccaaccaaccatccatccgtccatccgaccatccttcatccattcatccaaccatccgaccatccttcatccatccgTCCAACCATCCGACCATCCttcatccagccatccatctatccgaccatccttcatccatccatccaaccatccatccatccatccatccaaccatccatccatccatccatcatccattcatccaaccatccatccatccaaccatccgaccatccttcatccatccatccaaccatccgaccatccttcatccagccatccatctatccgaccatccttcatccatccatccaaccatccatccatccatccatccaaccatccatccatccatccatccatcatccattcatccaaccatccatccaaccaaccatacatccatccaaccatccgaccatccatccacccaaccaaccatccatccatccaaccaaccatccaactaaccatccatccacccgaccaaccatccatccttcatccatccatccatccatccatccaaccaaccatccatccaaccatccttcatccatccatccaaccatccatccatccacccaaccaaccatccatccatccaaccatccaaccatctgaccatccttcatccatccatccatacatccaaccaaccatccatccatccatcattcatccatccatccaaccatccgaccatccttcatccatccatccaaccatctgaCCATCCTTCATCCAGccatccatacatccaaccaaccatccatccgtccaaccaaccatccatccatccaaccatccacccaaccaaccatccatccatccatccatccatccgaccatccttcatccatccatccaaccatccatccatccatccaaccatccacccaaccaaccatccatccatccatccatccatccgaccatccttcatccatccatccaaccatccatccatccatccaaccatccgaCCATCCATCCACCTAACCACCCATCcacccaaccaaccatccatccatccaaccaaccatccaactaaccatccatccacccgaccaaccatccatccttcatccatccatccaaccatccatccatccaaccatccgaccatccttcatccatccatccaaccatccgaccatccttcatccagccatccatacatccaaccatccatccatccatccaaccatccacccaaccagccatccatccatccatccgaccatccttcatccatccatccaaccatccatccatccaaccatccatccatccatccatccatccaaccatccatccatccaaccatccgaccatccttcatccatccatccatccatccatccacccatccaactatccatacatccatccatccatccatccacacatccatccatccaactgacccaccatccaaccatccatccaaccagccaACCATCCATGCAACCagccaaccatccatccattcatccatccatccatccatccatccatccatccatccgtccaaccatccatccatccatctgtttttctctctgtctcctcagccTCAGATTAAGTTGGACTGAACCACGCAGCGCGTGCTAGGGGTGTGTATGCGCGTGCGTTGGTCTTTTATGACACGTGCACGCACCTCGTTTCGTGTCACAGTTTAACCAGCCGTCTGTACGTGCCCCCGCTGTTTCAAGCCCGCCCTCCAGGCTAATTAGCATGGGGTGGGGGAATGGTTAAGGCCGCGGCTTGTGCACGCGCCACCCCGCGGTTCTGTCCAGAGTGGTTCGGTCCAACTGGGGGCTGTCCGTGTCTGAGCCGAGCCGAGCCAGGCTGAGAGAGCCGCAGCACCGAACCCCGAGGCTGGATTATTACCGCTCTGGTACCAGGTTCTGCCGGTCCGGACCACCCGAACCTCAGTCCGCCCAGACCGGAACCGCGCGGCTGAGGCAGAAAAAGAAAGCGGCGGCGGAGGCGCGCGCCTCTTTGGATTTAAATACCTGATTGGACGTTTCTGCGCGTGCACGTCCAGGTAAGTCCGCGCATGGGGGAGATGGTCGGTTTCGGGGGGAGTGGACCGGGACTGGTACTGGGACCGGTGTGCTGAGGGCAGGAGGGGGGGGGATGTTTTGGGGGAAAACGCCTCGCTCCGTTTCTGCTGCGTGGAAATTTCCTCCTGTTTTCCTCagtggggggtggaggggggatGCTGCCCCCTCCCTCTGTGGACTCAGAACCGGCCGGGGTTCGGTACCGGGTTCGGGGTTTCAGGCTGAGCGTGTTTTTGTGGGGGAGGGGTCCGCGGCTCCATTAAGGAGAACAAAGGGGGGAGCAGCTTCAGCTCAGCGGGCCGAACCGGGCCGAACCCCGGGACGGGTCGGAACTCTGGCTCTGCTGGATCAAAACCGACACCGAACCGAGCCGTTTTCtgctccaggttctggttctggtcctcaGCGCCGCAGCCGGACCGGACCGGATCGAGGATATCTGCTCTTTGATCCTGTTCAGTCAGATAAACCTGATCGATTCAGTCCGGATCAATGATCCGATTAGTTCTCAAGAACCGAATCAGTTTGAATCAACCGGAAGTCACTGATCGTCCAGAACCAGCTGACCAATCTTTGATCAAGATGAGCTGATCACGTCACATCCAGACCGATCGCAACTGGTTCTGAAGCTCAGAATCGATCCATCAATAATCGATAATCCATGATCTTcatcagaggaggaggagctccAGCTGCTCAATAACTAACCGATCGGTTCTGATCAGCGGTTCGGTTCATCAGGACCAACATAGATCCATTCTTTAGGAAAACGAACAGATTCAGATTCTTTTGGTAACAAACTGAATCTGTTCAGGTTTCAGTTCTGATTTTTCGGTTCTGGTCCATGAATGGTGCTGTTGCAGCTGCATGCTTTggaccagaacctccagaaccagaacctggtccTGTCGGTGAAGCACTGAGCACGTGAGCAGCCGCAGGTTCTTTTGGGCCGGGCCGGGCCTGAGGCCGATGAGGGGTTTGAAGCGGACCCACGTTCTCATGGGACCGGGACGAGTCGGGTCGGGAGGTCCAAATCCAGATCAGGAACATGTTCAGATTTGATGATTGATGGTTCTGATCAGGTCCAGTTGATCAGAACCAATCAGCACCAATAATCATCAGATGATTGATCGATGTTCCAGTTATTGATCAGATCAGCTCCAACCAGCTttcagtctggatttaaaggaactcagggtTTCAGctggtttgcagttttctggaagtttgttccagatctatAGTGagtagaagctgaatgctgcttctccatgtttggttctggttctgatgcagaccagaaccagaaccggaaccagcaggttgatccagcagcagatctttaatccgttcagtgatttataaactaccagtagaactgggtggtgtagaactgggtggtgtctctatcctcctggttctagtcagaactccagcagcaggttctggtccagcagcagcgttctggaccgttgggttgtcaatcagacctgtgaagacgctgctgcaggaatcaaagccactaaagagaaactaaagcctggatgagtttctctgatccgagactttagtctctggttctggaaatgttctgcagctgctggaaggCCCACTGGGGATTTATGTGGATCTGGAGGCTCTCAGTTCAATGACCCAGTTCTCCATAAAGCCCGGTTTGTTGCAGAGCTTCTGGGTTTGGGCCAGAGTTTAACCATCAACCTGTGTTGATTGGAGCCACGCTGATGAGGTCAGCACTGCAGTGCATGCTGGGCTGGAGGTCAGGGGTCAGTCTGCATCAGCTGGTCGAAACTGGATCGGGACATTACAGTCAAACCAGTTACCTGAAacgctggttctggttctgcagccaATGAGCAGCAGATCTCTCTGCTGGTCCCGCCTCCTGGTTGTCCTGGTAACAGCCGTGGATCTTCATGGTGTTATTGGGGACCCATCAGTGTGTCACTGTGAGTGTAGCAGGTAGGCCAGGGTCTGCCAGCCAATCGGACAAcatctctggttctggttctgtttggttctgagcCGTTCAGGTTCCAAACCTGACCACCTGCAGAACCTTTAAAGGGCCGGTATCATCTGTTTTCCATTTATAATCAGCAGctattttaccttcagttgttctgaaatcttttatatatcaaatatgactttaaataaatttgacttcctgatgtaacgccttgaaattgggtctgtgtctctttaagaactgctttttctgaagctccgcctccaggaagtcatcccaacatggctcctctattaaccctttaacgtctttaccagcgttgctctgagcagcagctcctatgatgagctcagctgtttgctaattgctgctggctagtctgaaggagccaagtgggggaggagctgcgcctcgaaggcggggctagggtCCACCCAGATGTTttaacagctgaatggttgccatggagagtAAAGAAATTCTCCAACATGAAAGAATCAGAGCAACACAGCAGGGAAAACCAGGATGATTTACACCACAAGTATCAAactccagtcgctgtcctgcaggttttagatgagccGCAGCTACAAAACCCTGGAATGAAACGGtttaatttcctcctccttgtcTAGATccgttctccagagccttaatgacctcattattctattcagatgctgcagcagaggctcatctaaacgttgcagggcAGCGAACCTCCAGttctggagtttgacaccctgaTTTACACGTTACTGGCAGTGGCGGAGCTAGACTTTTTTTCAAGGGGTGGCCAAAGGGTGAGCAAGGCTTTATCAGAGGGGTCCATATACAAATGATGAACgaaaggaaacaaatattttctcacacacactcaaattaaaatggtttatttaacaaagattTGCCATGACCAAACAAGGCGTTAAACGGCACTATGGAACAGTGaacatgtaaatgtaaactCAGAGCCCAGaatatgaccaaaaacaaatcaataaaactgGCTCCAAATAGTAAACTGCAAGACAATACCACCAGAGCTGACCAGCATTACCCTGGTGGTATTTATaaaggtttgagaaacactgctacGGTCAAATAAGCTTTGAATGGGAACAACATACTGCAAACTCAAAGCCAGGATACACTCAAGAGAGCATAATTCTCCGATTTTGGTGGgaagaagcaaaatgttttacaaagtcATCCATGTTGAGGGTATGTGCCCTCCTTGACTCAACACTGAGAATGCCAAGATGACTTAACCTGTCATCAGCCATAGTTGTTCTAAGGTGGTTTTTGATCAGTTTTAGAGCAGAAAAACTTCGCTCACAGGACGCAGTACTGACTGGGATAACAACTGAAATCTTACAAAGTCTAAACAGCTCATGAAAAAACTCTTTATAAGGTTCCAGGAACACAACAAGGTCAAGTAAAGTAGAGGGTCTCTCTAACCCACCGTTTTCTCTCCTCAGAAGAAGCCGTCTGGTTTGGTGAACCTCATGTTTAAGATCTTCTAGATCTGACTCAAATGTCTGTCCAAAAGCATACAGTGTTTCCTCTTTCAAGAATAATGGGCTTTTTGGGACTAGAGACTGAACCCCTAGCATTATCTCACAATTCTTCTGTGAAAAACGCCTCTCAAGCTCAGCTGTGAGACAGTCAAGTATCTGATAAAAGACACCTCTGTTAAAATCCTCATTACTTTGGTCACTGTGCCTCTGTCCTACAGTAGTCATTACCAGTGAGTCCAAAAACCTGGAACTGGCCTTAGGCTGTCTCTTGCTGAGTGGCAGGGTGCTTATTTTGCAGCGTTCTACTAGTTCCTGAGTGTCCCTCAGTAGTTCACCAAAGCAAGCTTCACTTCTGTAGCTTTTCAATGTGTCTGTCAGGGAGCCGACTAAATCTACGGCTTTTGATAAATCAAGATTGCTAGATTGAAGCATGTCAGACAGGATTGTGATATCCCcgagcactttacaaaaaataactaaaagtgCTATAAACTGAAAATCAATCTGAGCCAAAAGACCCTTTGCTTCCACTTTTCTATCCCCACTGTTATTTTCAAGGGAAATATCTTGCAGAAGCCTCAAAACCGCTGGAAGCCTGTCTCTCACATTGCGACATGCCATGTAGATACATGCCCACCTAGCATCTATTAGTCTCTGGAGCTCCCTAGGTTTCTCTTGTGGATGCAGCTCTTTTTGGACAGCAAGCCACTTGGTGTGAACAGCAGAACCAGTtacaaatttataaatattctgaagaagagaaaaaaagtcttcagCTTCAGGCACTGACTTTACCACATCAACAAGAACGAGATTCAAACAGTGTGCGTTACAGTGtacataaaatgcaaacttGGCATCGTTTTTAATGCGTGCAGCAACACCTGAATGCTTCCCACTCACCACAGAGGCACCGTCATAACCCTGTTTCTGTAGTCCAGACCATGCTTCTCCAGACACCCCACTATCATTTTGGTCAGACCCTCAGCATCCAAGCTTTCTGCCGACTGAAAGTGAAGGAAGCTTTCATGTATGGCACCACTGTAATAGTAACGAACTACTAAAgatatttgttctttcttttgtaaatcTCTAGTCTCATCTGCCAACACACTGAACACCTCGCTTTGTTTAACTTCAGCTATgatttctttttgaaccatttcAGCCAATCCCTGCAGAATCTCATTTTGGATTTGGTGGCTAGTATACTTTGCATTGCCATGTGCATCTAACCTTCTCTGCACAGAGGGGTCATGCTTTGCAATTTCATtcaaaatggctaaaaaattGCCTTTATTGTCAGAGTCATCAGACTCCCTGTGACCCCTTTGTGCAATATTTTGAGTTGCTGTTAATAGTAACACCTCAGCAactgttttaatgtattttttattttcttcaactttCTGTTTCCTACCCTCATTTAAGGCATCAAGAATAGATCTGTTACACTCATTGACCCTTTTGTACTCAGTCCAGGCATACATTGCATTTATGTGCTGCTCTGATTTTGAATGAACTTTAAACCCAGCATCCTTAAACAAGGCTTTTTTCCAGTTGAAAAACCCTGCTTCAGATGTGAAGGATGACTCTGTATAACTAGGGAGGGAGAAATGCCTGCATGCAAAACAGTAACTGGCATTTTGAGATACAGAGTACTCAAGCCATGGATTGTCTTTGTACCAAGAGCTGTTGAAACCCTTGTTCTTGTTCCATGCTGAGTTCTTGGGAACTTTGACAGACATGGCTGAGCTGGACCTTCCGCTTTAGTTCTTGAGATGTCTGGAATAAATATTAGGTAATTATATTAAGtattttaagagtatttttggGCAGACATCTCAATAAGTTAAGTTGTAATTAGTTAAGTTTCTGTAGCATAACATGGGTAGTGTGTGCCTGGTCCTTTTGGTGTGCAATAGGTTGTGCTGGGTGGGGGGAGTTCAGTGccatttccttctgcttcactgTCTTCCTCCCCAGAGTCTGACTCTGAATCTATATCACCCTCATCTCTCTCTGGAACTTAATTGTGAaatgcataaacaaacacaataaaaaatgcaaaaagcatcATGCTAACCTTTAGAATTAGGCTTATTGGATTTTACTACTTAATAACTCTCTGTCACAGCCTCTAACCTGCTGGTGATACACTTGGGCCTGGTGTCTCCTGGCTGGCTTCTCCAGGTTGGTCACTGCTGCAGGGTTCTGTCTGGTCCTGGTCTGGCCCTGGTTTTTGCCTCTTTAAGAAGAACTGGGAGATATTCCCTTTTCTCTTCATTTGGGCTCTACACAAAATAAGACAGCCTGGTATTTAGACTCCATGACTGTTTGGCAGAGACAACACTATTTTAACTATTATTTAAACtatagtttttagttttctgtagctagctaaaataatactaaattaaaaatagattaatgAAATTACTTAATATAACTAGTTAGGTTATAATTCAAAGCTTTCATATGACATAGCCTACTTACATTTCAGTCATTATAAAACTTAACAATGGTTGTTCACATGTTCTTATATCCTGgccaaatgaataaaacattacaggGCAGCATGTGCACTAAAACATATGTTAAAAGAATCTGTCTAAAACACCATCTATCAGCACTAGCATGGCTAATATAATAGCACGGCTAATATAATAGCCAGGCTATTATATTAGCATGGCTAATATAATAGCCATGCTATTATATTAGCCATGCTAGTATAATAGCATGGCTAATATAATAAACGAGGCACGGAGCGGTGcacaaccattttttttttctttttagaaatgtatgaCAAGTGCCGCCTCTCATTAGGAAGGTAACACAGCGGTTACCGCTGAGCggtaaaatgttgtaaatacCTGCAAAACTCCTCAGGTGTACTCTAAAGCCGCGGGTGTGTTTTGGATCAAGCAGGAACCACATGTCAGCTTAACCAATGAACAGCATCAGTGAGCAGCATGTAGGCTGCTACTGCATCGGGCTGCCTTCAGGGACAGTTGGAAATTACAGTTTTCCTGGCAAATCTTTGCCGATCTCAtaagtattatattttaaaatgaccatTTCCAGTGGGGTGGCAGTAGGGGTGGCAAGGGCTCTGTTGGGGTGGCAAATGCCACCCCTGCACCCCTCTGGCTCCGCCACTGGttaccggccctttaagaacagaCGGGCAGATTGAGCTTCTGCCTGGGACCAATGAGAGCAGCGAGATCCGGGTCCAGCTGGATGACTGGTGTCCTCCGGGTTTCCTGACAGACTCAGGATGAGGAAACAATCCAGTAACTCTCTTCACCTCCAGCAGCTGGACGAGCGAGTCGCTCTctctctgagtgtgtgtgtgtgtgtgtccttccTGTCTGAAGCGGCTGCAGCTCTTCAAGTCGTGTGTCGCTCCCCGTCCagtcgcgtcgctctccatcgctctccgtCGTGTCGCTCTCCGTCGCGTTGCTCTCTGTCGCGTCGTTCtccgtcgctctccatcgcgttgCGTCGCTCTccgtcgcgtcgctctccatcgatCTCCGTCGCGTCTCTCTccgtcgcgtcgctctccatcgatctccgtcgcgtcgctctccgtcgctctccatcgcatcgctctccaacgctctccatcgctctccaacgctctccatcgctctccatcgatctccatcgctctccatcgctctccgtcgcgtcgctctccaacgctctccatcgctctccatcgcgtcgctctccatcgctctccaacgctctccgtcgcgtcgctctccatcgcgtcgctctccaacgctctccgtcgcgtcgctctccatcgcgtcgctctccatcgctctccgtcgcgtcgctctccaacgctctccatcgctctccatcgctctccatcgcgtcgctctccatcgctctccatcgctctccgtcgcgtcgctctccaacgctctccatcgctctccaacgctctccatcgctctccaacgctctccatcgctctccatcgatctccatcgctctccatcgatctccatcgcgtcgctctccatcgctctccgtcgcgtcgctctccaacgctctccatcgctctccatcgctctccatcgcgtcgctctccatcgctctccaacgctctccgtcgcgtcgctctccatcgcgtcgctctccaacgctctccgtcgcgtcgctctccatcgcgtcgctctccatcgctctccgtcgcgtcgctctccaacgctctccatcgctctccatcgctctccatcgcgtcgctctccatcgctctccatcgctctccgtcgcgtcgctctccaacgctctccatcgctctccaacgctctccatcgctctccaacgctctccatcgctctcccatcgatctccatcgctctccatcgatctccatcgcgtcgctctccatcgctctccatcgctctccaacgctctccgtcgcgtcgctctccaacgctctccatcgctctccaacgctctccgtcgcgtcgctctccatcgcgtcgctctccaacgctctccatcgcgtcgctctccaacgctctccatcgctctccatcgatctccgtcgcgtcgctctccatcgctctccatcgcatcgctctccaacgctctccatcgcgtcgctctccatcgctctccatcgctctccgtcgcgtcgctctccatcgctctccatcgcgtcgctctccatcgctctccatcgcgtcgctctccatcgctctccatcgcgtcgctctccatcgctctccatcgcgtcgctctccatcgctctccatcgcgtcgctctccatcgcgtcactctccatcgctctccatcgcgtcgctctccatcgcgtcgctctccatcgcgtcgctctccatcgctctccatcgcgtcgctctccatcgctctccatcgcgtcgctctccatcgctctccatcgtgtcgctctccatcgcgtcgctctccatcgctctccgtCGCGTcactctccatcgctctccatcgcgtcgctctccatcgctctccaacgctctccatcgctctccatcgcgtcgctctccatcgcgtcgctctccaacgctctccgtcgcgtcgctctccatcgcgtcgctctccatcgctctccatcgcgtcgctctccaacgctctccatcgctctccatcgcgtcgctctccaacgctctccgtcgcgtcgctctccatcgctctccatcgcgtcgctctccaacgctctccatcgctctccaacgctctccatcgcaacgctctccatcgctctccgtcgcgtcgctctccatcgctctccaacgctctccgtcgcgtcgctctccatcgcgtcgctctccatcgcgtcgctctccatcgctctccatcgcgttgctctccaacgctctccatcgctctccatcgctctccatcgcgtcgctctccaacgctctccgtcgcgtcgctctccatcgcgtcgctctccatcgctctccatcgcgttgctctccaacgctctccatcgctctccatcgcgtcgctctccatcgctctccaacgctctccatcgcgttgctctccaacgctctccatcgctctccatcgcgtc
It encodes:
- the LOC116720753 gene encoding uncharacterized protein LOC116720753, with product MACRNVRDRLPAVLRLLQDISLENNSGDRKVEAKGLLAQIDFQFIALLVIFCKVLGDITILSDMLQSSNLDLSKAVDLVGSLTDTLKSYRSEACFGELLRDTQELVERCKISTLPLSKRQPKASSRFLDSLVMTTVGQRHSDQSNEDFNRGVFYQILDCLTAELERRFSQKNCEIMLGVQSLVPKSPLFLKEETLYAFGQTFESDLEDLKHEVHQTRRLLLRRENGGLERPSTLLDLVVFLEPYKEFFHELFRLCKISVVIPVSTASCERSFSALKLIKNHLRTTMADDRLSHLGILSVESRRAHTLNMDDFVKHFASSHQNRRIMLS